A genome region from Pseudomonas pergaminensis includes the following:
- a CDS encoding enoyl-CoA hydratase/isomerase family protein, producing the protein MTAQVTTEASHAGTLQDEVLAEVRNHIGHLTLNRPAGLNAITLQMVRSLTAQLQAWAEDPQVYAVVLRGAGEKAFCAGGDIRSLYDSFKNGDTLHQDFFVEEYALDLAIHHYRKPVLALMDGFVLGGGMGLVQGADLRVVTERSRLAMPEVAIGYFPDVGGSYFLPRIPGELGIYLGVTGVQIRAADALYCGLADWYLDSHKLVDLDQKLDGLQWHDSPLKDLQGVLAKLAVQQLPDAPLAALRPAIDHFFALPDVPSIVEQLQQVTVADSHEWALSTASLMQTRSPLAMAVTLEMLRRGRRLPLEQCFALELHLDRQWFERGDLIEGVRALIIDKDKSPRWNPPTLHGLALSHVESFFHHFEKVAR; encoded by the coding sequence ATGACTGCTCAGGTTACAACCGAAGCAAGCCACGCCGGAACACTTCAGGACGAAGTCCTCGCCGAGGTCCGTAACCATATCGGCCACCTCACCCTCAATCGCCCCGCCGGCTTGAATGCCATTACCCTGCAGATGGTCCGCAGCCTGACTGCCCAGTTGCAGGCCTGGGCCGAGGACCCGCAGGTGTACGCCGTGGTGCTGCGCGGCGCCGGCGAGAAAGCCTTTTGTGCCGGCGGCGATATCCGCTCGCTGTATGACAGCTTCAAAAACGGCGACACCCTGCACCAGGACTTCTTCGTCGAGGAATACGCGCTGGACCTGGCCATCCACCATTACCGCAAGCCGGTCCTGGCACTGATGGACGGGTTTGTCCTGGGCGGCGGCATGGGGCTGGTGCAAGGCGCCGATCTGCGTGTAGTGACCGAGCGCAGCCGCCTGGCGATGCCGGAAGTGGCCATCGGTTATTTTCCCGATGTGGGCGGCAGCTACTTCCTGCCGCGTATTCCCGGCGAACTGGGGATTTACCTGGGCGTGACCGGGGTGCAGATCCGCGCCGCCGATGCGTTGTATTGCGGGCTGGCTGACTGGTACCTCGACAGCCACAAGCTCGTCGACCTCGACCAGAAACTTGATGGCCTGCAATGGCACGACTCGCCGCTCAAGGACCTGCAAGGCGTGCTCGCCAAGCTTGCGGTGCAACAATTGCCCGATGCGCCGCTGGCTGCCTTGCGCCCTGCCATCGACCACTTCTTCGCGCTGCCGGATGTACCGAGCATCGTCGAGCAATTGCAGCAAGTCACCGTCGCCGACAGCCACGAATGGGCCCTGAGCACCGCCAGCCTCATGCAAACGCGCTCGCCGCTGGCCATGGCCGTGACCCTGGAGATGCTGCGCCGTGGCCGCCGTCTACCGCTGGAACAGTGTTTTGCCCTGGAGCTGCACCTGGACCGCCAATGGTTCGAACGCGGTGACCTGATCGAAGGTGTCCGCGCGCTGATTATCGATAAAGACAAGAGCCCGCGCTGGAACCCGCCGACCCTGCATGGGCTGGCCCTCAGCCATGTGGAGAGCTTCTTTCATCACTTCGAGAAGGTTGCGAGATAA
- a CDS encoding UDP-glucose dehydrogenase family protein, which translates to MKISVFGSGYVGLVQATVLAEVGHDVICMDVDQNKVKLLQQGHVSIFEPGLAAMVKENLESGRLHFTFDEKLAVEHGEVLFIAVGTPSDEDGSADLKYVLSVGDAVARHRKEPVILVEKSTVPVGTGDTLRAHIEKALHLAGRHLEFDIVSNPEFLKEGSAVADCRRPDRIIIGCEREEVRDVMRDLYAPFNRNHDRIIFMDLRSAELTKYAANCMLATKISFINQIAELAEHLGADIEAVRLGIGADSRIGYHFIYPGCGYGGSCFPKDMRALIHSAKQANCSSDLLEAVEAINQRQKSKLFERINAFFKGNLRGKTFALWGLAFKPNTDDMRDAPSRVLMEALWAAGANVRAFDPEAMQETQRIYGDDPRLMLMGTPESTLGGADALIVCTEWQQFKAPDFDLIHQRLKTPVIFDGRNLYDGERLARKGFQYYPIGRGDSCQLPIPQQQWVAQEAKQAVEA; encoded by the coding sequence ATGAAAATCAGTGTATTTGGTAGTGGTTACGTCGGTCTGGTACAGGCCACCGTATTAGCCGAAGTCGGTCACGATGTGATCTGCATGGACGTCGATCAGAACAAGGTCAAGCTGCTGCAGCAAGGCCATGTGAGCATTTTCGAGCCGGGGCTGGCGGCCATGGTGAAGGAGAACCTGGAGAGCGGGCGCCTGCACTTCACCTTTGATGAGAAACTGGCCGTTGAACACGGCGAAGTGCTGTTTATCGCCGTGGGCACGCCTTCGGATGAAGACGGTTCGGCGGACCTGAAGTACGTGCTGTCGGTGGGCGATGCCGTCGCCCGTCACCGCAAGGAGCCGGTGATCCTGGTGGAGAAGTCCACCGTGCCCGTCGGCACCGGCGACACCCTGCGCGCCCATATCGAAAAAGCCCTGCACCTGGCGGGCCGGCACCTGGAGTTCGATATCGTCTCCAACCCGGAATTCCTCAAGGAAGGCTCGGCCGTGGCCGATTGCCGCCGCCCGGACCGCATTATCATCGGCTGCGAGCGCGAAGAAGTGCGCGATGTGATGCGCGACCTGTACGCGCCGTTCAACCGCAACCATGACCGCATCATCTTCATGGACCTGCGCAGCGCCGAGCTGACCAAATACGCCGCCAACTGCATGCTGGCGACCAAGATCAGCTTTATCAACCAGATCGCCGAGTTGGCCGAGCACCTGGGGGCGGACATCGAAGCCGTACGCCTGGGCATCGGTGCCGACTCGCGCATCGGTTACCACTTTATCTACCCTGGCTGCGGCTATGGCGGTTCGTGCTTCCCCAAGGACATGCGCGCCCTGATCCACAGCGCCAAGCAGGCCAACTGCTCCAGCGACTTGCTTGAAGCGGTGGAAGCCATCAACCAGCGCCAGAAGAGCAAACTGTTCGAACGCATCAATGCGTTCTTCAAGGGCAACCTGCGCGGCAAAACCTTTGCTTTGTGGGGCCTGGCGTTCAAGCCCAACACCGACGACATGCGCGATGCACCCAGCCGTGTGCTGATGGAGGCCTTGTGGGCCGCCGGCGCCAATGTGCGCGCCTTCGACCCGGAAGCCATGCAGGAAACCCAGCGTATCTATGGCGATGATCCACGGCTGATGCTGATGGGCACGCCGGAATCCACCCTGGGTGGCGCCGATGCACTGATCGTCTGCACCGAATGGCAACAGTTCAAGGCGCCAGACTTCGACCTGATCCACCAGCGCCTGAAAACCCCAGTGATCTTCGATGGCCGTAACCTCTACGACGGTGAACGCCTGGCGCGCAAAGGCTTCCAGTACTACCCGATCGGGCGTGGCGACTCCTGCCAGTTGCCGATTCCCCAGCAGCAGTGGGTGGCTCAAGAGGCAAAACAGGCCGTGGAAGCCTGA
- the arnF gene encoding 4-amino-4-deoxy-L-arabinose-phosphoundecaprenol flippase subunit ArnF gives MSRVQGFALALGSVGLVSAAQLGMRWSMTRLPLPSDWLEALNHNSIDLSALGMVALAILAYALSMLCWLGALKHLPLGRAYSLLSISYALVYLLAASLPVFNEAFSVSKTLGVALVILGVLVINSRRASATSPRNVP, from the coding sequence ATGAGCCGGGTGCAAGGCTTTGCCCTGGCCCTGGGCAGCGTCGGCCTGGTGAGTGCCGCCCAACTGGGCATGCGCTGGAGCATGACGCGCCTGCCGCTGCCCAGTGACTGGCTGGAGGCGCTGAACCACAACAGCATCGACCTGAGCGCGCTCGGCATGGTGGCCCTGGCGATCCTGGCCTACGCGCTGTCGATGCTCTGCTGGCTCGGTGCACTCAAGCACCTGCCACTGGGCCGTGCCTATTCGCTGTTGAGCATCAGCTACGCCTTGGTGTACCTGCTGGCGGCCAGCCTGCCGGTGTTCAACGAAGCTTTTTCCGTTTCAAAAACCCTCGGGGTGGCTTTGGTCATCCTCGGTGTGCTGGTTATCAACTCTCGTCGTGCTAGCGCTACAAGTCCCAGGAATGTCCCATGA
- the arnE gene encoding 4-amino-4-deoxy-L-arabinose-phosphoundecaprenol flippase subunit ArnE produces MITLLLLLAACLLTCMGQVSQKFAVERWRDLPDGWALKLRSPWLWSALVCLGLGLLVWLLVLQRLEVGIAYPMLSLNFVLVTLVARFVFHEPVDGRHWLGVALVIGGVVLLGRHV; encoded by the coding sequence TTGATCACCCTGCTGCTGTTATTGGCCGCGTGCCTGCTGACCTGCATGGGCCAGGTGTCGCAGAAGTTCGCCGTGGAACGCTGGCGTGACCTGCCGGATGGCTGGGCGTTGAAACTGCGCTCGCCGTGGTTGTGGTCGGCGCTGGTGTGCCTGGGTCTGGGCTTGCTGGTGTGGCTACTGGTGCTGCAGCGCCTGGAGGTGGGCATTGCCTACCCCATGCTCAGCCTGAATTTCGTGCTGGTCACGCTGGTGGCGCGGTTTGTCTTTCATGAGCCCGTCGACGGCCGTCATTGGCTGGGGGTGGCGCTGGTGATCGGCGGTGTCGTGCTGTTGGGGCGCCACGTATGA
- a CDS encoding enoyl-CoA hydratase yields MSYDTILLDVQGRVGLITLNRPQALNALNAQLVSELNQALDSLEANPEIGCIVLTGSKKAFAAGADIKEMAELTYPQIYLDDLFSDSDRVANRRKPIIAAVNGFALGGGCELALMCDFILAGDNAKFGQPEINLGVLPGMGGTQRLTRAVGKAKAMEMCLTGRFIDAVEAERCGIVARIVPADELLEEALKVAALIAGKSVPISMMVKESVNRAFEVSLSEGVRFERRVFHAAFATQDQKEGMAAFVAKRAPEFKDK; encoded by the coding sequence ATGAGTTACGACACCATTTTGCTCGACGTGCAGGGCCGTGTCGGGTTGATTACCCTCAATCGCCCGCAAGCCTTGAACGCCCTGAACGCGCAACTGGTCAGTGAGTTGAATCAGGCATTGGACAGCCTGGAAGCCAACCCTGAAATCGGCTGCATCGTGCTGACCGGCTCGAAAAAAGCCTTCGCCGCCGGCGCCGACATCAAGGAAATGGCCGAGCTGACCTACCCGCAGATCTACCTCGACGACCTGTTCAGCGACAGTGACCGCGTGGCCAACCGCCGCAAGCCGATCATTGCCGCCGTCAACGGCTTCGCCTTGGGCGGCGGTTGTGAGCTGGCATTGATGTGCGACTTCATCCTGGCCGGTGACAACGCCAAGTTCGGCCAGCCGGAAATCAACCTCGGCGTCCTGCCAGGCATGGGTGGCACCCAGCGCCTGACCCGCGCAGTGGGCAAGGCCAAGGCCATGGAAATGTGCCTGACCGGGCGCTTTATCGACGCGGTGGAAGCGGAGCGCTGCGGCATCGTCGCGCGTATCGTGCCGGCCGATGAGTTGTTGGAAGAAGCCTTGAAAGTCGCGGCCCTGATCGCCGGCAAATCGGTGCCCATCAGCATGATGGTCAAGGAAAGCGTAAACCGCGCCTTCGAAGTCAGCCTGTCGGAAGGCGTGCGCTTTGAGCGCCGCGTGTTCCATGCAGCGTTCGCCACCCAGGATCAAAAAGAAGGCATGGCCGCCTTCGTCGCCAAGCGCGCCCCCGAGTTCAAGGATAAGTAA
- a CDS encoding ArnT family glycosyltransferase — translation MNKAQPSLLNPTIRRQSLGLGLLALLLFIAGSWHQAIIGFDSRFVLFAQEMLRHGPGFFPTTYGQPYADYLATSTLLTWLLSLPTGQVTSLTAWLPTAIASAVIVILVYRLTAPYSQRWGLLSIALLLLSSTFISETRSVSLDQMLAAIALAVFYLGYAHDHFGAGKRLPWLFLLLIVGFAVRGPIGLVIPTGVLCSYYLINRQWRQLFSFGLIALALLVACVGLLLLMAKLSGGEAFMQDVIRMQFLGRMDGSEGSSGVLYYFTSSLGNYAMAYPLAVLVLLAMVISGRRAPGPALQLVWYCAAAGLLVILGLSIPQSKKARYVLPMLPMAAIIAAYPFQVAHGRLFAWLRGLMLGIWTLLPTLLIAGLLIARPRYPEQLSHLGWVFGVLGVLQVLAVLALFKSQVRLVGPAFAAVLAVWGTYIFVVEPLERSVYDTRTFTLEVHEHVMQERAPVVLHGLGKDAKAIKYMVNLDCDQVPLFTQKAADLKPLQGPAWLVMSEADYEGLQDPRFRSITPTLAGEFDRNPYVLLHLAKTPQP, via the coding sequence GTGAACAAAGCTCAACCGTCCCTGTTAAACCCAACGATCCGCCGGCAATCCCTCGGTCTGGGGTTGCTGGCGTTGTTGCTGTTTATCGCCGGCAGCTGGCACCAGGCGATTATCGGCTTCGACTCCCGCTTCGTGCTGTTCGCCCAGGAGATGCTGCGCCATGGTCCGGGCTTTTTCCCCACCACGTACGGGCAGCCCTATGCGGATTACCTGGCGACCTCGACGCTGTTGACGTGGCTGCTGTCATTGCCTACCGGCCAGGTCACCAGCCTCACGGCCTGGTTGCCCACGGCGATAGCGTCGGCGGTGATCGTCATCCTGGTGTACCGCCTCACGGCACCCTACTCCCAGCGCTGGGGCCTGCTGAGCATCGCGCTGTTGTTGCTGAGCAGTACCTTTATCAGCGAAACCCGCTCCGTGTCCCTCGACCAGATGCTGGCCGCAATCGCTTTGGCGGTGTTCTACCTGGGCTATGCCCATGACCACTTCGGCGCGGGTAAACGCCTGCCCTGGTTGTTCCTCCTGCTGATCGTCGGTTTTGCGGTGCGTGGGCCGATTGGCCTGGTCATTCCGACCGGCGTGCTGTGCAGCTATTACCTGATCAACCGGCAATGGCGCCAGCTGTTCAGCTTCGGCTTGATCGCGCTGGCGCTGCTGGTGGCCTGTGTTGGGCTGTTGCTGTTGATGGCCAAGCTGAGCGGCGGCGAGGCGTTCATGCAGGACGTGATCCGCATGCAGTTCCTTGGCCGGATGGATGGCAGCGAGGGCTCCAGCGGTGTGCTGTATTACTTCACCAGTTCCCTGGGCAACTACGCCATGGCGTATCCGCTGGCCGTGCTGGTGCTGCTGGCGATGGTAATCAGCGGGCGGCGTGCGCCGGGGCCGGCGTTGCAACTGGTGTGGTACTGCGCGGCGGCCGGGTTGCTGGTCATACTGGGGCTGTCGATTCCCCAATCGAAAAAGGCACGCTACGTGCTGCCGATGTTACCCATGGCGGCGATCATTGCCGCGTATCCGTTCCAGGTGGCACACGGGCGGCTCTTTGCCTGGTTGCGCGGGCTGATGCTGGGCATCTGGACCCTGTTGCCGACCCTGTTGATCGCCGGCCTGCTGATTGCGCGGCCGCGTTACCCGGAGCAATTGAGTCATTTGGGGTGGGTGTTCGGTGTGCTCGGGGTGCTGCAGGTCTTGGCAGTGCTGGCGCTGTTCAAGTCGCAGGTGCGCCTGGTCGGGCCTGCTTTTGCGGCCGTGTTGGCGGTGTGGGGCACTTATATCTTCGTGGTCGAACCCCTGGAGCGCAGTGTCTACGACACCCGCACCTTTACCTTGGAGGTGCACGAGCACGTCATGCAAGAACGGGCGCCGGTGGTGCTGCATGGGTTGGGCAAAGACGCCAAGGCGATCAAATACATGGTCAACCTCGATTGCGACCAGGTCCCGTTGTTTACCCAGAAGGCGGCTGACCTCAAGCCCCTTCAGGGACCCGCCTGGCTGGTGATGAGCGAAGCCGATTATGAAGGCTTGCAGGACCCGCGCTTTCGCTCCATCACCCCGACCCTGGCCGGGGAGTTTGACCGTAACCCTTACGTGCTGCTGCACTTGGCCAAAACCCCGCAACCTTGA
- the arnT gene encoding lipid IV(A) 4-amino-4-deoxy-L-arabinosyltransferase — translation MIRRWALPLLLLAFGVFYLLPLATHGLWIPDETRYAQISQEMLLTGKWASPHFMGIRYFEKPAAGYWMIALGQAIFGQNLFGVRFASALSTGLSILLVYLVSRRLWNDPQKSLISTVLYMSFVSVAALGGYANLDPQFTFWVNLTGVALWFCFDSTTRNGRLGAWALLGFACGMGFMTKGFLAWLLPVLIALPYAIWQKRFRELLGYGVVAVVVAIVVSLPWALAVHLQEPDYWNFFFWHEHIQRFAGDDAQHAEPFWYYLPLLVAFCLPWVALLPSTFKQAWQDKRGAKIGFVLLWLLMPLAFFSLAKGKLPSYIMPCLLPLALLMGHTLADKLAQGRYRALRINGWLNLVIGVVVLLALSWFQLKKPVYEHGQETFSLVLVFTFLFGWILVNLLQAAQPLRLWAAPILGSWLMVALLPAALPHSVVYNKTPDAFIIDHLPELQPATALLSNDLGAASALSWRLARPDVTLYNTVGEVKYGLAYPDAGHHKVDTTQVQQWMSEARKNGAVGVVMRVKGDDEIAEVALLPTDGKRYEQGNIVILIFPQVTP, via the coding sequence ATGATCCGCCGTTGGGCCTTGCCCCTGCTCCTGTTGGCGTTTGGCGTGTTCTACCTGCTGCCGTTGGCTACCCACGGCCTGTGGATCCCGGATGAAACCCGTTACGCGCAGATCAGCCAGGAAATGCTGCTGACCGGCAAGTGGGCGTCGCCGCACTTCATGGGCATCCGCTACTTTGAGAAACCCGCAGCGGGCTACTGGATGATCGCGCTGGGGCAGGCGATCTTCGGGCAGAACCTGTTCGGTGTGCGGTTTGCGTCGGCGTTGAGCACCGGTCTGAGCATCCTGTTGGTGTACCTGGTGTCGCGCCGGCTCTGGAATGACCCGCAGAAAAGCCTGATCAGCACCGTGCTGTACATGAGCTTTGTCAGCGTCGCGGCCCTGGGTGGCTATGCCAACCTCGACCCGCAATTCACTTTCTGGGTCAACCTGACCGGCGTGGCCCTGTGGTTTTGCTTTGACAGCACCACCCGTAATGGACGGCTCGGCGCCTGGGCGCTGTTGGGGTTTGCTTGCGGCATGGGCTTCATGACCAAGGGGTTCCTGGCCTGGCTGCTCCCGGTGTTGATCGCCCTGCCCTACGCCATTTGGCAAAAGCGCTTTCGTGAATTACTCGGTTACGGCGTCGTCGCGGTGGTCGTGGCAATCGTCGTGAGCTTGCCATGGGCGCTGGCTGTGCACCTGCAAGAGCCCGACTACTGGAACTTCTTCTTCTGGCACGAGCACATTCAGCGCTTTGCCGGCGACGATGCCCAGCACGCCGAGCCGTTCTGGTATTACCTGCCGCTGCTGGTCGCGTTCTGCCTGCCGTGGGTGGCGCTGTTGCCGTCCACCTTCAAACAGGCCTGGCAGGACAAACGCGGTGCAAAAATCGGCTTTGTGTTGCTGTGGCTGCTGATGCCCCTGGCGTTTTTCAGCCTGGCCAAGGGCAAGCTGCCCTCCTACATCATGCCGTGCCTGTTGCCGCTGGCCTTGCTGATGGGCCATACCCTGGCCGACAAACTGGCCCAGGGCCGCTACCGCGCATTGCGTATCAACGGCTGGCTGAACCTGGTCATTGGCGTGGTGGTGCTGCTGGCGCTGAGCTGGTTCCAGCTGAAGAAGCCGGTGTATGAACATGGGCAGGAAACCTTCAGCCTGGTGCTGGTGTTCACCTTTCTGTTCGGCTGGATCCTGGTCAACCTGCTGCAAGCTGCCCAGCCGTTGCGCCTATGGGCGGCGCCGATCCTCGGCAGTTGGCTGATGGTCGCGTTGCTGCCGGCCGCCTTGCCGCACTCGGTGGTGTACAACAAGACGCCTGACGCATTCATCATCGACCACCTCCCCGAATTGCAACCCGCGACCGCCCTGCTCAGCAATGACCTGGGCGCGGCGTCGGCGCTGTCGTGGCGCCTGGCGCGGCCGGACGTGACGCTCTACAACACCGTCGGTGAAGTCAAATACGGCCTGGCCTACCCGGACGCCGGCCATCACAAGGTGGACACCACTCAGGTCCAGCAGTGGATGAGCGAAGCGCGTAAAAACGGTGCGGTCGGCGTGGTGATGCGGGTCAAAGGCGACGATGAAATCGCCGAAGTGGCGCTGCTGCCCACCGATGGCAAGCGCTATGAGCAAGGCAATATCGTGATCCTGATCTTCCCGCAGGTGACGCCTTGA
- a CDS encoding HPP family protein, whose amino-acid sequence MLARWFPAAINTRPTEWSRAAIGMALGTLFSVWLCSHVFGMDVALHLLGPLGASAVLLFAVSSGALAQPWSIIGGYLCAGVVALLVNRVLGPSLGSACLAAGMTVVLMCWLRCLHPPAGGLAMTLVLADPASAALGWYELGAVLLGAGALLSCALAYNNATRMRYPKGAAESPAPTLAPTAAVDPAITAADLKLALAQMEQFYDVAPTELEQLIHAAQTHARRRSIGEVLASRVP is encoded by the coding sequence ATGCTCGCTCGCTGGTTCCCCGCTGCTATCAACACCCGTCCGACTGAATGGAGCCGTGCCGCCATTGGTATGGCCCTGGGCACGCTATTCAGTGTCTGGTTGTGCTCCCACGTCTTTGGCATGGACGTGGCCCTGCACCTGCTCGGCCCCCTCGGCGCTTCGGCGGTGTTGTTGTTCGCCGTGTCATCCGGTGCCTTGGCGCAGCCTTGGTCGATCATCGGCGGCTACCTGTGCGCGGGCGTCGTGGCATTGCTGGTGAACCGCGTGCTTGGCCCGTCCCTGGGCAGCGCGTGCCTGGCGGCGGGCATGACAGTGGTGCTGATGTGCTGGTTGCGCTGCCTGCACCCGCCGGCCGGTGGCCTGGCCATGACGCTGGTCCTGGCCGACCCCGCCTCCGCCGCCCTGGGCTGGTACGAGCTGGGCGCGGTGCTGCTTGGTGCCGGTGCCCTGCTGAGCTGCGCCCTGGCTTACAACAACGCCACGCGCATGCGCTATCCCAAAGGCGCAGCGGAATCACCGGCGCCAACCCTGGCCCCCACGGCCGCAGTAGACCCTGCAATCACCGCCGCCGATCTGAAACTGGCGCTGGCACAAATGGAGCAGTTCTACGACGTGGCGCCCACCGAGTTGGAGCAATTGATCCACGCGGCGCAAACTCATGCCCGGCGCCGTAGTATTGGTGAAGTGCTGGCCAGTCGGGTGCCCTGA
- a CDS encoding acyl-CoA dehydrogenase: MLPNDEQLQISDAARQFAQERLKPFAAEWDREHRFPKEAIGEMAELGFFGMLVPEQWGGCDTGYLAYAMALEEIAAGDGACSTIMSVHNSVGCVPILTFGSDHQKEHFLKPLASGAMLGAFALTEPQAGSDASSLKTRARLEGDHYVLNGCKQFITSGQNAGIVIVFAVTDPAAGKRGISAFIVPTDSPGYSVARVEDKLGQHASDTCQLLFEDVKVPVANRLGEEGEGYKIALANLEGGRVGIASQAVGMARAAFEAARDYARERESFGKPIIEHQAVAFRLADMATQIAVARQMVHYAAALRDSGKPALVEASMAKLFASEMAEKVCSAALQTLGGYGYLNDFPLERIYRDVRVCQIYEGTSDIQRMVISRNL; the protein is encoded by the coding sequence ATGCTGCCCAATGACGAACAACTGCAAATCAGCGACGCGGCCCGGCAATTTGCCCAGGAGCGCCTGAAGCCCTTTGCCGCCGAATGGGACCGCGAGCACCGCTTCCCCAAGGAAGCCATCGGTGAAATGGCCGAGCTGGGCTTTTTCGGCATGCTGGTGCCGGAACAGTGGGGTGGTTGCGACACCGGTTACCTGGCCTACGCCATGGCCCTGGAAGAAATCGCCGCCGGTGACGGTGCGTGCTCGACCATCATGAGCGTACACAACTCGGTGGGTTGCGTGCCGATTCTCACGTTCGGCAGCGACCACCAGAAAGAGCACTTCCTCAAGCCCCTGGCCAGCGGCGCCATGCTCGGCGCCTTCGCGCTCACCGAACCCCAGGCCGGCTCCGATGCCAGCAGCCTGAAAACCCGCGCGCGCCTGGAAGGCGACCATTACGTGTTGAACGGCTGCAAACAATTCATCACCTCCGGGCAGAACGCCGGGATTGTGATTGTGTTTGCCGTGACCGACCCTGCAGCGGGCAAGCGCGGGATCAGCGCGTTTATCGTGCCGACCGACTCGCCGGGCTACAGCGTGGCGCGGGTCGAGGACAAACTCGGCCAGCATGCGTCGGACACCTGTCAGTTGCTGTTTGAAGACGTGAAGGTACCCGTCGCCAATCGGCTGGGGGAGGAGGGCGAAGGCTACAAGATCGCCTTGGCCAACCTCGAAGGCGGCCGCGTGGGCATCGCCTCGCAAGCGGTGGGCATGGCCCGCGCCGCTTTCGAAGCGGCCCGCGACTATGCCCGCGAACGCGAAAGCTTCGGTAAACCTATCATCGAGCACCAGGCCGTGGCCTTCCGCCTGGCCGACATGGCCACGCAAATCGCGGTCGCCCGGCAGATGGTGCATTACGCCGCCGCCCTGCGCGACAGCGGCAAGCCGGCGCTGGTGGAAGCCTCGATGGCCAAGCTGTTTGCCTCGGAAATGGCCGAGAAAGTCTGTTCGGCCGCCTTGCAAACCCTCGGCGGTTACGGTTACCTGAACGACTTTCCCCTGGAGCGGATCTACCGCGACGTGCGGGTCTGCCAGATTTACGAAGGCACCAGCGATATCCAGCGCATGGTCATCTCACGCAATCTCTAA
- a CDS encoding acyl-CoA dehydrogenase family protein, with protein MQDIEYTEEQVMIRDMARDFARGEIAPHAQAWEKAGWIDDALVAKMGELGLLGMVVPEEWGGTYVDYVAYALAVEEISAGDGATGALMSIHNSVGCGPILNYGSDEQKQTWLADLASGQAIGSFCLTEPQAGSEAHNLRTRAELRDGQWVLNGAKQFVSNGKRAKLAIVFAVTDPDLGKKGISAFLVPTATPGFVVDRTEHKMGIRASDTCAVTLNQCTVPEANLLGERGKGLAIALSNLEGGRIGIAAQALGIARAAFEAALVYARDRVQFNQAIIEHQSVANLLADMQTQLNAARLLILHAARLRSAGKPCLSEASQAKLFASEMAEKVCSSAMQIHGGYGYLEDYPVERYYRDARITQIYEGTSEIQRMVIARELKHYQL; from the coding sequence ATGCAAGACATTGAATACACAGAAGAACAAGTGATGATCCGCGACATGGCACGTGACTTCGCCCGTGGAGAAATCGCGCCCCACGCCCAAGCCTGGGAAAAAGCCGGCTGGATCGATGACGCCCTGGTGGCGAAGATGGGTGAACTGGGCCTGCTGGGCATGGTGGTGCCGGAAGAATGGGGCGGCACCTACGTCGATTACGTCGCCTATGCCCTCGCCGTGGAAGAAATTTCCGCCGGTGACGGGGCCACGGGCGCACTGATGAGTATCCATAATTCAGTGGGTTGCGGGCCAATCCTCAACTACGGCTCAGATGAACAAAAACAAACCTGGTTGGCAGACCTCGCCAGCGGCCAAGCAATCGGCTCCTTTTGCCTGACCGAACCCCAGGCCGGCTCCGAAGCGCATAACCTGCGCACCCGCGCCGAATTGCGCGACGGCCAGTGGGTACTCAATGGTGCCAAGCAGTTCGTCAGCAATGGCAAGCGCGCCAAACTGGCCATCGTGTTTGCCGTCACCGACCCTGACCTGGGCAAGAAAGGCATTTCCGCGTTTCTGGTGCCCACGGCCACGCCGGGGTTTGTGGTGGATCGCACCGAACACAAGATGGGCATCCGCGCCTCGGACACCTGCGCGGTGACGTTGAACCAGTGCACCGTGCCCGAGGCCAACCTGCTGGGTGAACGTGGCAAGGGCCTGGCAATTGCGCTGTCCAACCTCGAAGGCGGCCGCATCGGCATTGCCGCCCAGGCATTGGGCATCGCCCGTGCAGCGTTTGAAGCGGCGCTGGTCTATGCCCGTGATCGTGTGCAGTTCAACCAGGCGATCATCGAACACCAAAGCGTGGCCAACCTGCTGGCCGACATGCAAACCCAACTGAATGCCGCGCGCTTGCTGATCCTGCACGCCGCGCGACTGCGCAGTGCCGGCAAGCCGTGCTTGTCGGAAGCGTCCCAGGCCAAGCTGTTTGCCTCGGAAATGGCCGAGAAGGTTTGCTCGTCGGCGATGCAGATTCACGGCGGGTATGGGTATCTGGAGGATTACCCGGTGGAGCGTTACTACCGGGATGCGCGGATCACGCAAATCTACGAAGGGACCAGCGAGATTCAGCGGATGGTGATTGCCAGGGAGCTCAAGCACTACCAGCTTTAA
- a CDS encoding type VI secretion system contractile sheath small subunit, with translation MPSLDRLMGLRDALVALKGPLASEPGLQEDLQRRFLDEHVNNRVLGKVRCLPSG, from the coding sequence ATGCCCTCGCTCGATCGGTTGATGGGGTTGCGCGATGCCCTGGTGGCGTTGAAAGGGCCATTGGCCAGTGAGCCTGGGCTACAGGAAGACCTGCAGCGACGCTTCTTGGACGAACACGTCAATAACCGCGTGCTGGGTAAGGTTCGCTGCTTGCCCTCCGGTTAA